CGGACCAGCCTGCGCAGAAGTGGCAGATCCCCGAGAGCGTGACCGGTATCGGCGAGCTTTGGGTGCAGGGCACGGCGCAGGGCGACATGCCGGGCTGCGGCCCCGCCACTACCGTGATGACGCTGGGCTACGATCCGGCCCGCAAGCATTTCGTCGGCACCTTTATCGGCTCGATGATGACCCACCTTTGGGTCTACGAGGGCGACCTCGATGCGGGCGGCCAGCAACTGACGCTGCGTGCCGAGGGACCGGACTGCTCGGGCAATGGCCGCACGGTCCAGTACCGCGATGTAATTGCCTTCAAGGATGACAACGAACGGACGCTGACGTCGTTCATGCAGGGCGAGAACGGCGAGTGGACCGAGATCATGAAGGCGACTTACCGTCGCAAGCGCTAGCGCGGCGCCCGCT
This genomic window from Cupriavidus oxalaticus contains:
- a CDS encoding DUF1579 domain-containing protein, with translation MKTEAQKEHRWLQRLAGEWMAEGEAVMGPDQPAQKWQIPESVTGIGELWVQGTAQGDMPGCGPATTVMTLGYDPARKHFVGTFIGSMMTHLWVYEGDLDAGGQQLTLRAEGPDCSGNGRTVQYRDVIAFKDDNERTLTSFMQGENGEWTEIMKATYRRKR